A window of the Bdellovibrionales bacterium genome harbors these coding sequences:
- a CDS encoding NADH-quinone oxidoreductase subunit M — protein sequence MLLSSLIGLPLVAAMVLLFLKKDNVIRWFSLISGIVLFLLSCTTIFLMKKGIADLQLVESYSWIPDYGIRYFVGVDGISVWLVILTTILTPICIGASWKSIDTRVKGFHIALFVLQAAVVGSFVALDTVLFYLFFELSLIPMYFMVGIWGGENRIYATYKFFIYTMVGSVLMLAGIVYLVSQTKAQLGYYSGSVLDFYQLKILFVDGKLTSPQTLLFMAFSLAFAIKVPVFPVHTWLPDAHVQAPTAGSVILAGVMLKMGTYGFVRFVLPMFPEAVASLGWIFLVLGVIGIIYGALVAMVQVDVKKLVAYSSVSHMGYVMLGLFAFNSYALSGGVFQMLAHGVSTGGLFLMVGMIYERTHSREIAKYGGIAAVVPIYTIFFMIITFSSIAVPMTNGFVGEFLILLGTFAANKIYGSIAVLGVVLGAAYMLWMVKKVFFGGEGELVREHRDHFYDLDLREKLTLAPIVVLILWMGIYPKFFLDWTNPSVDYLIENKSNYQLSVYDGATTKDQTPPAEVTTPPQEDEGESAHDGGLQEN from the coding sequence ATGCTTTTATCAAGTTTAATTGGATTACCCCTGGTTGCGGCGATGGTGTTGCTCTTTCTAAAGAAAGACAATGTCATCCGTTGGTTCTCTTTGATCAGCGGAATCGTTTTGTTCCTTCTGAGCTGCACAACGATTTTCTTAATGAAAAAAGGCATCGCCGACCTTCAGTTGGTCGAAAGTTACAGTTGGATTCCTGATTACGGGATTAGATACTTTGTGGGAGTGGACGGCATTTCGGTCTGGCTTGTGATATTGACCACCATCCTCACTCCCATCTGTATCGGGGCCAGTTGGAAATCCATCGACACGCGAGTGAAGGGCTTCCATATCGCTCTCTTTGTTTTGCAAGCGGCGGTTGTTGGATCGTTTGTCGCGCTGGATACGGTTTTATTTTACCTCTTCTTCGAATTGTCGCTGATTCCGATGTACTTTATGGTCGGTATTTGGGGGGGCGAAAACAGAATCTACGCCACTTATAAATTCTTTATCTATACTATGGTGGGCTCTGTATTAATGCTTGCAGGCATTGTCTATCTGGTTTCGCAGACCAAAGCTCAACTAGGGTATTACAGTGGTAGCGTTCTTGATTTTTATCAGCTTAAAATTTTATTTGTTGATGGCAAGCTGACCTCACCGCAAACGCTTTTGTTTATGGCTTTTTCGCTCGCCTTCGCGATTAAAGTTCCGGTATTTCCAGTTCACACGTGGTTGCCCGATGCTCACGTTCAGGCGCCGACGGCAGGTTCAGTCATCCTTGCCGGTGTGATGTTAAAGATGGGAACTTACGGTTTTGTTCGCTTTGTTCTGCCGATGTTTCCGGAAGCTGTGGCCTCATTAGGTTGGATCTTTCTAGTTCTAGGAGTGATCGGAATCATCTATGGAGCCTTAGTGGCCATGGTTCAAGTGGACGTGAAAAAACTTGTGGCCTACTCGTCAGTGTCCCACATGGGTTATGTGATGCTGGGGCTTTTTGCTTTTAACTCTTACGCGCTCTCCGGCGGTGTGTTTCAGATGTTGGCGCACGGGGTAAGCACCGGGGGGCTCTTCCTCATGGTGGGCATGATCTACGAGCGCACTCACTCTCGTGAGATCGCTAAGTATGGCGGTATCGCGGCCGTGGTTCCTATTTACACCATTTTCTTTATGATCATCACGTTCTCAAGTATCGCCGTTCCTATGACCAACGGTTTTGTGGGTGAGTTTCTCATTCTCTTGGGGACCTTCGCGGCCAATAAAATCTATGGCAGCATTGCCGTTCTGGGAGTTGTTCTCGGCGCAGCATATATGTTGTGGATGGTGAAGAAGGTCTTTTTTGGTGGCGAGGGCGAGTTGGTTCGCGAGCATCGAGATCATTTTTATGACTTAGATCTTCGAGAAAAACTCACACTGGCTCCCATTGTGGTTCTCATCTTATGGATGGGAATTTATCCTAAGTTTTTCTTGGATTGGACCAACCCGTCGGTGGATTACTTGATTGAAAATAAAAGTAATTACCAGTTGAGTGTTTACGATGGCGCTACTACCAAAGATCAAACACCTCCCGCCGAAGTCACCACGCCTCCCCAAGAGGATGAAGGTGAAAGTGCGCATGATGGTGGATTGCAAGAGAACTAA
- the nuoL gene encoding NADH-quinone oxidoreductase subunit L, with protein sequence MTTEHIILAILLLSPAIGFLINGTRYSSQKGVLAGSIATTAVLISFACAVTLFMQLLGLPAEQRSLRIEYFDWLSVGGLRLPVAFVFDSLSSLMVLIITGVGSLIHLFSVGYMSHDERPAKYFAYLNFFIFNMLLLVLGSNLILMFVGWEGVGLCSYLLIGFWFKDAEKAAAGMKAFLTNRIGDAGFLLGIFTLFLAFGSLEFSQIIAGLPAETETLWTGPLTLAALFLFVGAMGKSAQIPLYVWLPDAMAGPTPVSALIHAATMVTAGVYMIIRLNPLFLLAPNAMEVVAVIGALTAFFAATIGITQNDIKKVLAYSTVSQLGYMFLAVGVGAFTAGFFHLMTHAFFKALMFLGSGSVIHAMHEEQDIRKMGGLRKYLPITHWTFVCGWLAIIGAPFFSGFFSKDEILWMSYHSPRGAPWLWAVGVVTAMVTAFYMTRLMALTFWGKSRVPKGTHPHESPATMWIPLAILAILSVFAGWLGVPHVLGEILPGHPGNWLEHWLAPVIRPIPNLGHADPTLELTLMGISVVLALVSATLAFVIYAKKPSAADKMAKSLGPIYRMVYNKYWVDEIYQKILLSPLIVLSKKLWIWVDVNFIDRATYKTTDMIKSSGDAVRSMQTGQLQTYAFAVLIGVVIAMVFLMI encoded by the coding sequence ATGACAACAGAACATATCATTTTAGCAATACTCCTTCTTTCACCAGCCATCGGTTTTTTAATCAATGGCACTCGTTACAGCTCCCAGAAAGGTGTACTTGCGGGATCCATCGCAACCACTGCGGTTTTGATTTCTTTTGCATGCGCGGTCACTTTATTCATGCAGCTTTTGGGGCTGCCGGCCGAGCAACGTTCGCTTCGCATCGAATATTTTGATTGGCTCTCCGTGGGCGGTCTTCGTTTGCCGGTGGCTTTTGTTTTCGATTCTCTTTCGAGCCTCATGGTGCTGATCATTACCGGTGTGGGATCTCTGATCCACCTCTTTAGTGTGGGGTATATGTCCCATGATGAGCGCCCCGCCAAATACTTCGCCTATCTCAACTTCTTTATTTTCAATATGTTACTCCTGGTTCTCGGAAGTAACTTGATTTTGATGTTTGTAGGTTGGGAAGGCGTTGGTCTTTGTTCGTATCTCCTCATTGGCTTTTGGTTTAAGGATGCGGAGAAAGCGGCCGCGGGAATGAAGGCGTTTCTGACCAATCGTATTGGGGATGCGGGATTTCTATTAGGGATTTTTACCTTGTTCCTCGCTTTCGGCTCCCTCGAGTTTTCTCAAATTATTGCTGGCCTACCTGCAGAGACGGAAACTCTTTGGACGGGCCCACTCACTTTGGCGGCTCTCTTTTTATTTGTCGGAGCGATGGGTAAGAGTGCGCAGATTCCTCTTTATGTATGGCTTCCCGATGCGATGGCCGGTCCCACTCCTGTTTCGGCGTTGATCCACGCGGCGACGATGGTGACCGCTGGGGTTTACATGATCATTCGTTTAAATCCTCTCTTTTTACTGGCGCCAAACGCGATGGAAGTGGTCGCCGTGATCGGGGCGTTGACGGCGTTCTTTGCGGCAACGATCGGTATCACTCAAAATGATATTAAAAAAGTTTTGGCGTACTCCACAGTCTCCCAGTTGGGTTACATGTTTCTTGCTGTGGGTGTAGGTGCGTTCACCGCCGGCTTCTTCCACCTCATGACCCACGCTTTTTTTAAAGCCTTGATGTTTTTAGGATCTGGAAGCGTGATCCATGCCATGCACGAGGAGCAAGACATCCGCAAAATGGGTGGTCTGCGTAAGTATTTACCGATCACGCATTGGACTTTTGTTTGCGGGTGGCTCGCGATTATCGGAGCTCCATTCTTCTCGGGATTTTTTAGTAAAGATGAGATTCTTTGGATGTCTTACCACAGTCCACGCGGAGCGCCTTGGTTGTGGGCCGTAGGAGTTGTTACGGCAATGGTGACGGCGTTTTATATGACTCGATTGATGGCCCTTACGTTTTGGGGAAAATCGCGTGTCCCTAAAGGAACTCATCCTCACGAATCTCCAGCGACGATGTGGATCCCACTTGCGATTCTCGCGATCCTTTCCGTCTTTGCGGGATGGCTAGGAGTTCCTCATGTGCTCGGCGAAATTCTTCCGGGCCATCCTGGAAATTGGTTAGAGCACTGGTTAGCCCCGGTGATTCGCCCTATTCCTAATTTGGGTCACGCAGATCCTACTTTAGAATTAACCCTCATGGGAATTTCGGTGGTGCTGGCTTTGGTCTCAGCGACTCTGGCCTTTGTCATTTACGCGAAGAAGCCGTCGGCGGCCGATAAGATGGCGAAGTCTCTCGGCCCCATTTACAGAATGGTTTACAACAAATATTGGGTCGATGAGATCTACCAAAAAATTCTTTTGTCTCCCTTGATCGTGCTTTCTAAAAAGCTATGGATTTGGGTGGATGTGAATTTCATTGATCGTGCCACTTATAAGACAACAGACATGATCAAGAGCAGCGGTGATGCTGTTCGTTCGATGCAAACTGGACAGCTACAGACCTATGCCTTCGCCGTACTTATTGGTGTTGTCATCGCAATGGTCTTTTTAATGATTTGA
- the nuoK gene encoding NADH-quinone oxidoreductase subunit NuoK codes for MIDNLTQIGVAHYLIVSAILFALGFVGVLIRRNMIVMLMSIELMLNAVNLTFVAFGYYNQNIDGSIMVLFVMAIAAAEAAVGLAIAVTLYKKFKELNISFFEHLRG; via the coding sequence ATGATAGATAATCTGACTCAAATCGGAGTCGCTCACTACCTGATTGTCTCCGCAATCCTGTTCGCATTGGGATTTGTTGGCGTACTTATTCGTCGAAATATGATTGTCATGTTGATGTCGATTGAACTTATGCTCAATGCCGTGAACCTCACCTTCGTGGCGTTTGGTTATTATAACCAGAATATTGATGGCTCGATTATGGTGCTTTTTGTGATGGCCATTGCTGCGGCAGAAGCTGCGGTGGGTTTAGCGATCGCAGTCACGCTCTACAAAAAATTTAAAGAACTTAACATCAGCTTTTTTGAGCATCTGCGCGGGTAG
- a CDS encoding NADH-quinone oxidoreductase subunit J: MEVYLFYFLSLISIITAVGVVMASNPLQSALYLVMTMVGVAGLFFLLHAPFAAAVQILVYAGAVMVLFVMVLMLIDVNREEEKFTGNTLSLFMKGLFVGVATGMIAALVTKSTTMTPALTTIKTFTVQMMSKVLFTKYMLAFELLGFMLLVIPIGVVALSRVKGGTHDR, from the coding sequence ATGGAAGTTTACTTATTTTATTTTCTCTCTCTCATTTCTATCATCACGGCCGTGGGCGTGGTCATGGCGAGTAACCCTTTGCAAAGCGCACTCTACCTTGTGATGACAATGGTGGGGGTTGCAGGTCTATTTTTTCTCCTGCACGCTCCTTTTGCGGCCGCGGTTCAGATTCTGGTGTATGCCGGAGCGGTGATGGTCCTCTTTGTGATGGTGCTCATGCTGATCGACGTCAACCGAGAGGAAGAAAAGTTTACCGGGAACACTCTTTCGCTGTTTATGAAAGGTCTTTTTGTGGGAGTGGCTACAGGCATGATCGCCGCCCTCGTGACCAAGTCTACGACGATGACACCAGCATTGACGACGATCAAAACATTTACCGTACAAATGATGTCGAAAGTTTTATTCACAAAATACATGCTCGCATTCGAGCTTTTGGGCTTTATGCTGTTGGTGATTCCGATTGGCGTAGTGGCGCTTTCGCGTGTGAAAGGTGGAACCCATGATAGATAA
- a CDS encoding NADH-quinone oxidoreductase subunit H, with protein sequence MSMGVDKFEITVNLLKMFVIFLLMVQLVPILVWVERRGSAFIQNRFGPNRVGPLGLTQLLADAVKFLFKEEFVPPKTHAFLYYAAPVLALVPGAIAFGALPIGQPINIIPFEMFGSTWGPYEFKMQSFDMGFVGVVFVLAISSLGAYALLLAGWGSHNKYSLFGALRASAQMISYELAMGLSLVGILMLFQTFDFAQMVQLQKGPLHFSLFGKEVLIPFLPNWGIFYQPLGFILFATSTFAETNRTPFDLPEAEGELVAGYHTEYGGLKMLLFYIGEYGHMMVASALMTIFYFGGYELPLGLSEAMTSAIKGFVTSPNLGEVLAGLASHVVFLVKVLFFLWVFIWVRWTLPRFRYDHLMDLGWKTMLPWALANVVITSIFILLGA encoded by the coding sequence ATAAGCATGGGTGTTGATAAATTTGAAATCACAGTAAATCTCCTTAAGATGTTCGTCATCTTCCTTCTGATGGTACAACTCGTGCCGATTTTGGTTTGGGTGGAACGTCGCGGTTCCGCATTTATTCAAAACCGTTTTGGCCCGAATCGGGTCGGTCCTTTGGGTCTAACTCAACTCCTTGCAGACGCGGTTAAGTTTTTATTTAAGGAAGAATTTGTTCCCCCTAAAACCCATGCGTTTTTATATTACGCCGCTCCGGTCCTGGCTCTAGTTCCTGGGGCCATTGCTTTCGGTGCGCTTCCTATTGGTCAACCCATCAACATTATTCCGTTCGAAATGTTTGGAAGCACTTGGGGTCCTTACGAATTTAAAATGCAAAGTTTTGATATGGGATTCGTGGGCGTGGTGTTTGTCCTCGCCATCTCTTCTCTCGGAGCCTATGCGCTTCTTCTTGCGGGTTGGGGCTCTCACAATAAATACTCGCTTTTTGGAGCTCTTCGCGCCAGTGCGCAGATGATCAGTTACGAATTAGCCATGGGGCTTTCTCTGGTCGGAATTTTAATGCTGTTTCAAACTTTTGATTTTGCGCAGATGGTGCAACTGCAAAAAGGTCCGCTCCACTTTAGCTTGTTCGGAAAAGAAGTCCTTATTCCCTTCCTCCCGAACTGGGGGATTTTTTATCAGCCCCTAGGCTTTATTCTTTTTGCCACATCGACCTTTGCGGAAACTAATAGAACTCCCTTCGATCTTCCCGAGGCTGAGGGCGAACTTGTGGCCGGCTACCACACGGAATACGGCGGTCTTAAGATGCTCCTTTTCTACATCGGAGAGTATGGGCACATGATGGTGGCCTCGGCTCTTATGACGATTTTCTATTTCGGAGGCTATGAGCTTCCGCTAGGGTTATCCGAGGCGATGACTTCAGCCATTAAAGGTTTTGTGACCTCCCCCAACTTGGGCGAAGTGCTCGCGGGCCTCGCCTCTCACGTGGTCTTCCTCGTGAAAGTTTTATTCTTCCTTTGGGTCTTTATTTGGGTGCGCTGGACACTTCCGCGTTTCCGTTACGATCACCTTATGGATCTGGGCTGGAAAACGATGTTGCCGTGGGCATTAGCTAACGTGGTTATTACCTCAATCTTTATTTTGCTGGGGGCATAG
- a CDS encoding NADH-quinone oxidoreductase subunit A codes for MILPVIVLTLIVATFGALLVYVASLLGPQKKYTKAKYSTYECGLPGQEATQSNVSIRFYLTAILFIMFDVEILFLYPWALSYREFVAAGHGAYMFWVAMVFIGLFVFGLIWEIKSKALDWE; via the coding sequence ATGATTCTTCCCGTGATTGTTCTCACACTGATTGTGGCCACATTCGGCGCACTTCTTGTGTATGTAGCATCTCTCCTTGGCCCCCAGAAGAAATACACGAAAGCAAAGTACTCCACTTACGAGTGCGGTCTTCCTGGGCAAGAAGCCACCCAATCGAACGTGTCCATTCGCTTTTACCTGACTGCGATTTTGTTCATTATGTTTGATGTGGAAATTTTATTTTTATATCCGTGGGCTTTATCATATCGCGAATTTGTAGCCGCAGGTCATGGCGCTTACATGTTTTGGGTGGCTATGGTCTTTATTGGTTTATTTGTATTTGGTCTTATCTGGGAAATTAAATCGAAAGCATTGGATTGGGAATAA
- the mfd gene encoding transcription-repair coupling factor: MSFLLSYDNALAHKIKTLTSEKLLVTAADPLMTSAFILATSLASNNGRPRLVITKDAASAERFRSLYLEFVQLRSGPTSTAKDRARHVHMLPAHDISPYSGLYSNRQLALARLGWLYHACFPTPEDIFIAPLKALAQKSLPQDIFVDHIHQFAKQQDLPTELPTFLNQLGYSATPLVEDAGTYTIRGGIVDIYSPAEPAPLRIELFGDQIESLRYFDPTTQRSLGEAQNISIVPAHEVLFDDEAILRACQNLDRRREGEADITALQSQIRNQIAFDGLEFLLPYFYPKLSQPLDYFSTAPICWWPEGVESESVFSADVSLLQEEYGNHKTHLPEPFELYQNLQELTHQIGKGRVEVESLEIIDSSSPDIFSVSSRILMPLKATTFSERTAALIKKSKEWRGLRQRVLIYGATETQYQRLQPAFLLEGLKLRFIDDATVPFIDEQENDKSIVHFIRGHIDSSITYASENLVIIGLEHYLKKAEKKTTQIESELSKAQALSFSELRDGDPVVHTQHGVAIYMGLKVMNLTGVDAEFLELKFKDNDKLFLPIYRLNQVHKYTGAGAHVMLDKLGGKGWEKAKAKVQTRLREIATELVALYARRQMVQRPAYNVNAPEVQNFEDAFPYEGTPDQLRAINDIKKDLSRTKPMDRLVCGDVGFGKTEVAMRAAFMATTQGKQVAVLAPTTILTFQHYESFKKRFKDWPIKIAVLNRFVSTKEANTTLAELREGKVDILIGTHRLFSQDVVFKDLGLLILDEEQKFGVKHKEKVRILKNQVDTLAMSATPIPRTLNMSLLGIRDLSLINTPPNDRLPTRTFVSKFDAAVIKKAVMAEVKRGGQVFFLHNRVQSIYNLAGELRELLPGVRIGVGHGQMDEHELEKTIVSFFHKEIDMLVCTTIIESGMDIPNANTMFIDQAHALGLSQLYQLRGRVGRSKQRAFCYLLIPRSGGIEDIAKERLRILQQNTALGSGIQIAQYDLELRGAGSLLGEEQSGAVDAIGYEMYMALLEQAVHEARGEKIDPSVEPEINLKIKALIPHAYMPDIRLRLSYYKALSGIKAISELDGIEEELRDQFGQPPEEVYNLLGLMTIRHACKELGIRDVSSGASAISLAFTESTPLPANKVVELSLMPNKKYALTPDNRLKIRMNEISWQNIYEELNYLRKLAPFPQ, from the coding sequence ATGTCTTTCCTGCTCAGCTACGACAATGCTCTCGCGCACAAGATAAAAACTCTGACGAGCGAAAAGCTTCTGGTGACTGCTGCCGACCCGTTAATGACATCGGCTTTCATCTTGGCGACATCATTAGCCTCCAACAATGGGCGTCCACGGTTAGTCATTACGAAAGATGCGGCCTCCGCCGAGCGCTTTCGCTCACTTTACTTAGAATTTGTCCAATTGCGCTCCGGTCCGACATCGACCGCGAAAGATCGAGCCCGACATGTGCATATGCTGCCGGCTCACGACATTTCACCGTACTCGGGTTTGTATTCCAATCGTCAGCTAGCGTTAGCGCGCTTGGGATGGCTCTACCATGCCTGCTTTCCCACCCCCGAGGATATTTTTATCGCACCTCTTAAGGCTTTGGCGCAAAAGTCGTTGCCCCAAGATATCTTTGTGGATCACATCCACCAGTTTGCCAAACAACAGGATCTTCCCACAGAGTTACCCACATTTTTAAATCAATTGGGATACTCGGCCACACCTCTTGTTGAAGACGCCGGCACTTACACAATACGTGGTGGAATTGTCGATATCTATTCGCCGGCCGAACCAGCTCCGCTCCGCATAGAACTCTTCGGCGATCAGATCGAGTCTTTGCGCTACTTTGATCCGACCACCCAACGCTCTCTCGGAGAGGCGCAAAACATTTCTATAGTTCCGGCCCACGAAGTTCTATTTGATGACGAAGCCATTTTGCGAGCTTGTCAAAATCTTGATCGAAGACGAGAGGGTGAAGCGGACATCACTGCCCTGCAATCTCAGATCCGCAATCAAATTGCATTTGATGGGTTAGAATTTCTTTTGCCGTACTTCTATCCCAAACTTTCTCAACCCCTCGATTACTTTAGTACGGCCCCCATCTGTTGGTGGCCCGAGGGCGTAGAATCAGAAAGCGTGTTTTCGGCAGATGTGAGTCTGCTCCAAGAAGAGTATGGAAATCATAAAACCCATTTGCCAGAGCCTTTTGAGCTTTATCAAAACTTACAAGAGCTGACTCATCAGATTGGAAAGGGCCGCGTCGAGGTCGAAAGTTTGGAAATTATCGACTCTTCGTCGCCCGATATTTTTTCCGTGTCGAGCCGAATTCTCATGCCTCTGAAGGCCACAACGTTTTCGGAGCGAACCGCAGCTTTAATTAAAAAATCCAAAGAGTGGCGGGGACTTCGTCAACGCGTTTTAATTTACGGCGCCACGGAAACCCAGTACCAACGTTTGCAGCCCGCATTCCTCCTTGAAGGTCTAAAACTGCGCTTTATTGATGATGCGACCGTGCCTTTTATCGACGAACAAGAGAATGACAAATCTATTGTTCATTTTATTCGAGGTCATATCGATTCGAGCATTACGTATGCCAGCGAAAATCTGGTGATCATCGGCCTCGAGCATTATCTTAAGAAAGCAGAAAAGAAAACCACCCAGATCGAATCGGAACTGAGCAAGGCGCAGGCTTTAAGTTTTTCTGAACTTCGCGACGGTGATCCTGTCGTCCACACTCAGCATGGCGTTGCGATTTACATGGGTCTCAAGGTGATGAATCTCACCGGCGTGGATGCCGAATTTCTGGAACTTAAATTTAAAGATAACGACAAACTTTTTCTACCCATCTATCGACTGAACCAAGTGCATAAATACACCGGAGCCGGCGCCCACGTCATGTTGGATAAGCTCGGAGGCAAAGGATGGGAAAAAGCAAAAGCTAAAGTTCAAACACGCTTGCGCGAGATCGCGACGGAGTTGGTGGCCCTTTACGCGCGAAGACAGATGGTTCAACGTCCCGCTTACAATGTGAATGCGCCCGAAGTCCAAAACTTTGAAGATGCTTTTCCTTATGAAGGAACTCCGGATCAATTGCGCGCGATCAACGATATTAAAAAAGATCTTTCGCGAACTAAACCTATGGATCGCTTGGTGTGCGGAGATGTGGGTTTTGGAAAAACCGAAGTCGCTATGCGCGCGGCTTTTATGGCAACGACCCAGGGGAAACAGGTCGCAGTTTTAGCTCCGACCACCATCTTGACGTTTCAGCATTACGAAAGTTTTAAAAAACGTTTTAAAGATTGGCCCATCAAAATCGCCGTGCTCAATCGTTTCGTAAGTACAAAGGAAGCCAATACCACTCTTGCCGAATTAAGAGAGGGTAAAGTCGATATCCTTATCGGCACTCATCGCCTCTTTAGCCAAGACGTTGTCTTTAAAGATCTCGGGTTACTTATTCTCGATGAAGAACAAAAGTTTGGCGTAAAACATAAGGAAAAAGTTAGGATCCTTAAAAACCAAGTGGACACCTTGGCGATGTCGGCAACGCCAATTCCGCGAACTCTCAACATGAGTTTATTAGGGATTCGCGATTTAAGTTTAATTAACACTCCTCCGAATGATCGTTTACCGACGCGCACTTTCGTCTCTAAATTTGATGCGGCCGTGATTAAAAAAGCGGTCATGGCCGAAGTCAAACGCGGGGGCCAGGTTTTCTTTTTACACAACCGAGTTCAAAGCATTTATAATCTGGCAGGCGAATTGCGAGAACTTCTCCCTGGTGTCAGAATTGGCGTGGGCCACGGACAAATGGACGAGCATGAGCTCGAAAAAACCATCGTCTCGTTTTTTCATAAAGAGATCGATATGCTCGTTTGCACCACGATCATCGAATCCGGAATGGACATCCCGAATGCCAATACCATGTTTATCGATCAAGCCCACGCTCTTGGGCTCAGCCAGCTTTATCAACTGCGCGGGCGTGTAGGACGAAGCAAACAAAGAGCTTTTTGTTATTTGCTCATCCCCAGAAGTGGCGGCATCGAAGACATCGCCAAAGAGCGTCTTCGTATCCTTCAGCAAAACACGGCATTAGGAAGTGGAATCCAAATCGCTCAGTATGATCTTGAACTTCGCGGCGCGGGTTCGTTATTGGGGGAAGAACAATCGGGCGCCGTCGATGCCATAGGCTACGAAATGTACATGGCCCTTTTAGAACAAGCGGTTCACGAAGCCCGAGGTGAAAAAATAGATCCAAGTGTGGAACCCGAGATCAATTTAAAAATCAAAGCTCTCATTCCTCACGCCTACATGCCTGATATTCGCCTGCGACTTTCCTATTACAAAGCTCTCTCGGGCATTAAGGCGATTTCCGAACTCGACGGCATTGAGGAAGAATTACGAGATCAGTTTGGACAACCTCCCGAAGAAGTCTACAATTTATTGGGCCTTATGACGATTCGACATGCCTGTAAAGAACTGGGAATTCGCGACGTGTCTTCAGGAGCCTCCGCTATCAGTCTCGCGTTTACGGAGAGCACACCGCTGCCTGCAAATAAAGTCGTCGAGCTGAGTCTTATGCCAAATAAAAAATATGCGCTCACGCCCGACAATCGTCTAAAAATCCGAATGAACGAGATCTCGTGGCAGAACATCTACGAAGAGTTAAATTATCTCCGCAAATTAGCTCCTTTCCCTCAATAG